GCTACAGTGAGAAGGTACGGGCAGAGGTGGAGGGTGAAGAGCTGCGTGTTCCTCTCACGTGTCACATAACCCCCCCCCAtctttccctccccacttccaGTCCCCCTCAGTAGGGCCGACACATGACCCGCTGGCCAGCCCTTGAAGGGTCAGAATCCTGACCCTGGTGAGAGTGGGACAGGTGTCAGAAGCCTGTCATTGTTGCCATAGGGCATCgagaaagaggagagagtgaTGCCGAGGCTCCCCATTACTGGAAGTCAAAATATTCCCGAAAACATCTTAAAAACTAGATTCCCCAGCACATTCGTGGGACCCCAGGGTCAAGCCTCCCCACTTTGGCTGCCTCTGCCGGGCTTGATGCCTGTGGGGAAGGGGACCTGAGGAGAAGCGAGACAGCCCACCTGGCACGTGCAAGCCAAGTTGGTGAGGCCAGAGTGGGGGGGCACCCAGTAGGGGAACACTGctgtttaaatattaaacagGGTTGTTTTGTCTCCCACCTGGAAGACTTCCTGATGCTTCCAAGCCCTCAAGGTGGGTACCCTTGGGGTAAAGGGGTCACTGGGATTCTACCCAGTGCCCACCACAGAGCCAGGCCAGGGAGCAGTCACAGGAATCAATACTTGGTATTTACCTATCTACCTCCCCGTCCAGGGGACAGGAAGACAGGGGCTTTTCTTCCTGCAaaagcaggagaatgaaactCAGAGACGGCAGGAAGGACCCAAGAGTGCAGGGCTCCTTTCTGTTTGTCCTCATCTTTAAATATTagatttaaataaacataaatattaaataaagataaatacacTGGCTGGGGAGGGTTTTGCTCAGGGTTTGGCAAAGTGGCGCAGAGCGCGATATGCCAGCTCCAGGAAGCTCTGCAGATTGGAGGCCACCAGGACACCTCCTGCCCGGCGCTGGAAGGCCGAGGTGAAGGCTGGCATGGTGCCCTGGGTAGGTGGCACAGCGGGGGCCATTCCTAGATCTTCCATCTGTGGGGGGAAAGATGAGATCTGCAATCAGGCCCTGCTGAGTGGGCATTTTTGAATAAGGAAATGCAAAGGGCTGACAGGCCATGGAAGGTGACACCAAGCAGTTAATGGTGGAGTCAGgccttgaacccaggtctgtttCAGGGTCCAGTGACCTGGTTCCCCCCTCATCCAGGGAGAGCGGGGAAGGGCCAGCAGCAagaggggcctgggatggagtggTAGCTCCCGACACACACCCTGGGAATGCTCTCACCCTGGCCCTAAAGAACCGGGATCCCAGGCTTGCAGCCTGATCTTTGGGGACCGGCTCCATCCAGGCCCCTAAGGCTTGCCGCTTCCCATGAGGCTCACCTGCTGCCAGATGTTGATGGCAAAGTCGGTGATGTCCAGCTGCAGTGTGTCCAAGGTGGGCGCTAACTCGGGGGATATCCCTGCCAGGGCCTGCAGGAGGCCCTGGTAGAGGAAGAGGCCGCTGTGGAGTTGACGCAGGCAGCCCATCTGGGGGATGGAGTAGAGGAGTCAGGACGTGCTGCCTGGGACACTCCTCTCAGGGCCCCACATTGGAGCCTGGGGGTCCAGGGAGACTTCCAGAccatccttccctctccttgtcgccctcctcccctccagaaacTCACCAGCTGCAGAGCCTGGCTGGAGCAGCTGctcaggggaggctgggggatgCCCAGAGCGTGCCCGAGCAGCACCAACTCCTCAGGGTGGCACAGCTGGTGGGTGGCACACTGGGGACAGGAAGGATGCTGAGTGAGGGGCACCTGACAGGGCCACGGCTGCTCCTGTTTCCTaaccctccccatctctcccaggtcttcccctctctcccagcCCTCCCAGGCCGCTGCCAGGCTGCTCAGCCCCATCCTGCCCTCCACGGCGATCCTGGCAGGCCGGCCCGCCAGCCAGCAGCTGCTGTGAGCACTGTCCCTGAGCACTCTGTTCCCCGGTTCCTAGCCAGGCTTCCATGGCTCCACCTCTaagtttcttccctttcccttggGTCTCTCCTCTCCCACGTCCCTCCCTGATCATATCTTCTCTCCATTCCCTTTCCCACCCTCAGCTCTTCCCCCTTGTGCCTGCCCTCAGCTGTCCGCTCTGGGtcccccctcccagccccgaGGTCCCCTCCGGTGCTCTCCCTCACCAGTGTCTCCTGCAGCGCTGTGCCATCAGCCTGGACCTTCCTCATTTGCTCTAGGCACTTGAGCAGGAAGCTCTGGGGCAGGGGGCCGGTAGGGCCCAGGGGGGCGGCTTCTTGCACCATCCAGAGTGCGCTGTGCCACAGCAGCAGCTGCAGGGCTGAGagcagatggggtggggggctcaggagCCCTGCGGTCCACTGCAGGGCCTGGCGGCCCTCCCAGCCCTCTGCCactccagcctccctccctggggccaGGACACTCACCGGTCAGCTTCATGGGGCTCTGGGCAGCAGGCTTAGCCGAAGGTCTGGGTGGGTCTGCAGGCTCTGGGCTCTGGCAGGGACGGGCTCCAGAGGGCCTTTATAGAGGAGCTCATGGAGGCCTGGGAGGAAATTACCTGGTGCCACGACCAGGGCTTAGTAATAATTTCCTAGGATTTATGCAAATTTGGTGTCAGGACAATGTAGGGGGGCACTGGGACAAAAAGCTGTTTGCGAAAGTTTGTGAAATTGTGGAATCTCTGATCGTTCTTTGACGTCTGATCCCCCTCACACTCTTCCTCCCCTCAGCCCCGCCCAGGCCCGAATTGCCCCAGGGTGTTTGATCTGAAGCACTGAACTAAGTGAGCTTGAGCCACAGATAAGAGCCAAGGAGCCTGGAGGCCAGTCAGGCCCACACTGCCCAGGCAGGCCAGgggcagcccctccctccctccctccctccctccctcccctgcctgatCTGCGGGAGTAGCCCCCTGGCGCTACCCTCCTTGGGATCCCCAAGCTACCTGTTCCCTGGACTCTAGAGTCTAGAGTTGGAGAGGGAAGAAGCTACTTGCCCCCCTTTCTACCCCTCAAACTCCCAGGAGGCTGCTTTCCTGAGTCCCCCTCCTGAGAggccaggggcctgagatggggCCGTTGGGATCTAGCCTCCTGTCTCCACCCCACACTTTGATGGGCACCATCCCAGGTCCCTGTCTTGAACTGGTTAGCTGGgaaccccccactcccccccatgACTCATGCCTCCAAGCCCCCGGAATCCTGGCAGAAACCAAAGGAAACCGGATGTCTGTCCCAAATGAAGCAAGACCCTTGAGGTTCTGGGGCTCTGGGTTCACCTGAccttgcccttcctcctcctcagcgctccccctccctccagtgGTGTCCCAGCACTTGGGAGCTGGGGGAAGGTCCCTGACGTGGCTTCCCGGTCACCGCCTGCCAGAGTGTGCGCTGCCCTGAGGCGGGGAAgggctggggggcagagagaagaaacTGCCCTAGCCCCAAACCCCAGAACCGCGCCAGTCTCTGATTCGGTTCTAAACCCCATGAACTGGGCCAGAGAGGGAAGGGCCTAGCCTAAGGTCAAGGAGAGCCGATTCCGACTCAGGGTTGCAGCCTGGGCCTCAGATCAGACTTGAAGGTTTCCCACGGGCCACGGGGCCTGCCTAGCCGGCTGCCCTGCCACGCCCAAGGCTGTCACTTTCTGTCTCAATTTACCCCAGCACCAGCCAAGGAAGGACACCTTTTGATGAGGAGTGGGTGTGTCTGTCTGGGTGAGGGCATCTCTGGGGCGGGGGTGCCCCCTGGTGGCCACAGCTGGCAGGGCCTTCACCTGTTGACTCGCATCCTGCCTCTAGTCCCCTgtcctcccagggcctcagggcgccccccacctccacctcccgcTGGGTAGCTGGTCCCCATGCACTGATTGAGGCCAGCTCTGTGCCCAGCTCTGCGGCAGCAGAGGGGTGAGTTTGGAACTGGGGGGCAGGAAATTCACTTCCACAAACATGTCCCTTCATCCTCCCCCAAAGAACCTCCAGAGGACTCATCTGACTCCATAAGGCCCCTAACCTTGTGCTGAGCACTCTCCACACAAGGAGAGCGgtatgcctttcttttttttttttaatatttatttatttattatttatgatagacatagagaggcagagacacaggaggagggagaagcaggctccatgccaggagcctaatgcgggactcgatcccgggactccaggatcgggccctggaccaaaggcaggcgctaaaccactgagccacccagggatccccaggtatgCCTTTCAATAAGCCTATGAGGAAGGTACTAGAACCATTTCCCCTTTTACAGAAGAGTAATCTAacctcaaagaggttaagtaacttgaccaAGTGGCAGAATCAAGGTCTGCTCTGTGCCACAGtcttaaattcttttgttttaagatttatttattttattttagaagtgggggggggaggggcagagggggagggggagagaatcccaagcaggctccccctgagcacagagccaccACGGGGCCTGattccaccaccctgagatcaggacctgagctgcactcaagagttggacgttcaaCCGACCGGGCCACCCAAGAGCTCCTTAACCATCGGATCTCTTAACCAGTGTTTGGCCTTCCTCACCAGtggctgggcagccccagggccaGACTCTTATCTTCACCTACAGTCCAAGTGCGTAGGATATTTGATTGAGAGAATACGTTAATTCTAACGAGGGGGGCCAGAAGGGTGAAAGGACTCAAGATCCCACTTGAAGAAAGCAGGCTGTATTGACCAGGGAAAGTGAAGGAGGGGGTTTGTTGCCGGGTCTCCAGGGCTGGAAGTGGCCCAGGGAGTGGAAGCCACAGCCAGCGAGTTTTCAGCTCCACAGAGGGAAAGAGCTTTCCAATGATCAGAAGTGTTAGAAGATGGAGTGGGCAGCTTCCAGGGGAAAGTGAACTGCTCATCCCGGGAAGTGTTCTGACATCCATTCCATAGGGAGAAAATCCAAATGTTGGCTGACACTTATTTGACACCTCTTGTACATCAAGCACCTTCCATTACACTCTTGTCATTTCATCCTACAAACCTAGTAAAAGGATGTGGGTTACTCCCACTATAGACAAGGGACAGCCTCAGAGAAGCGAAGGGTCTTGCCCAGATCACAGAACGAGTCATGGCAGAGCAGACAGGATGTGACACCAGGCTTCTCCAGCTCGCATCCTCCCCATTACACTACCTTCCTGTTCAGATAGCTGTATTGGAGAATGGCTCAATCCAGACTTAAGCCTTACCCGAGGGACAATAAAGGCCAAGTAGAGAGCCAGGGCTTGTTAGAAGCCATGATGCACTGGCAAAGGCACTGGCTCCAGAGACCCCTACTGGTCATTCCGCCGTCCAGCCTCCTAAAGGCTTTCCCAGGTGTTTCTCAAAGGCCAGAACCGGTGGCGACTTCCCCTCACGCTTCCTGTtttcatctggtcctggacttggAGCCTCTTTCTAAGGCCTCTGGAGTGACTCATTTGTTGCAGACTTGGCCTGTGAGCCAAGATCTGTACACCTCGAGCTAAGAATgggtttcacatttttaaatggttgggggaaaaaacaaaagaatatttcataacaTGTAAACATCCTATGAAATTCAAACCCCAGggttattaaataattttgtttacatattgtttaTAGCCGCTTTCAAGAAGTGCAGCACTGAAATGAAGAGTTGTGACAGACCATATGGCTCAGAAGCCTAAAAAATGTGCGATCCGGCCCTTTAAGAGGTTTGCACACCATGTACACAGTCCCCTGTAGCAGGAGACTCCCGGAGCTGTCCTCAGTGGCATCCTATGTCCGAGCAAACCAACGCGCCCCAGTCGGGGAAGGGCTAAATAAATCGTGGTCCGTTCATCCCACATGCGCCTCCCCCACCAAGTCGTCACAGGATGAAAACTCCTTGAGGAATTTGTGGTTTCGCAGTGCCGAGGACAGTGCTGAGCCTGGTCTCACCACCACTAATCTCAAAACCAAGACTGAGTGGAGAGCAAGTTACATTCATGTGATATatcatttaaaagatttaaaagcgCAAGACACTAATGtaccaaaatgtattaaagcATAAACTGGAAAGCTACCCAGCTGAATTCATCAGAGTGGCTGCCTCTAGAAGGTAGGCAAGggtctgggaaaggaacaagagCGGCTTCACTTGACGTGTAACAGTTTGCCTTGGTTGAGGAAACTTGCATGATAACCAGTGTCACCATTTATTAAACTTGGGTGGAAAGCACATGGATATTTGTTATTCTTCctgcttctctatttttttaatagtagttttctatttttttaataaagattttatttatttattcatgaaaggcacagagagaggcatagacacaggcagagggagaagcaggctccatgcagggagcccgacgtgggattcgattccgggacccgggatcatgccctaagccaaaggcagacaccaggTGCCCTTCTGTAGTTCTCTAATTAAAACACCACCACCGCCCAGAAAGTGGAGAACACGGTGAGCTCTCCAAGCATAAAAAGGGCAATAAGCTTCTCCGGGAAGAGAAAACCAAGCTCACGGGAATGAATTACAAGAAACTTCCAGACAGCAAGCAGACAGAAAAGAGTCCATAGACTCAAGGTGGGTGAGAACCAGGGAATCACAGCAAGTCATGAAacccttcaaaaaaaaagtcatgaaacaAAACGAACAATTGCACCATCCAGAGTGCCCTGGACCAGGATGACACACTCTCCAATCTGTTACCAACCAGGAGAGGGTCTGAGGGACTAAGGGCTTGGTGCTAGGATTTATAaccttgggggtgcctggctggttcagttggtagagcatatgacacttgatcttggggttgtaggtttgtTAGGTagagagatcacttaaaaattgtttgtttgtttcttcttagaGTGCATGAGTGACcacaggggagggggctgggaggggaagaggaagaaggcaagaatcttaagcaggctccatgtccagtgcagagcccgatgcagggcttgatctcacaaccgagatcatgacctgagccaaaaccaagaattggtggcttaaccgactaagccagccagttgcccccaaaataacttttttttttttaagggtttcaTTATACGGCAGGtggcaattttttcttttaaaggaagtgGCCAATGCCAGATCACTGTGACCATGGCTGGGATGGGACGAGGAACAAAAGCAAGGCTAGTCTAAAACATGCCTTTAATGGAAATTAGGGTTATTGGGGGATGAAAATCTTCAGTTGTGATGGAGAGAGTGTACCTCCTCTAACAAACAAGACTTCATTGAACCCAGTGTGCCACGCACTGGGCAAAGCCCAGGGAGGATACAAATGCCTCATGTTCTCTAAGAACCTACAAACTAGTTAGGAAGGTAAGACTTTCACACCATCTCCTATGAGTATCTGATCTCGAGTGTTCCAGAAACCAGGGGAATAAATCACTGTGAGGCAGGAAGCCTGGAGGAGGTGTAGAAATCCAGGAGGTGGAGAGCCAGAGCACCACAGGGGAGGGAAGACAGTTAAGTAGAGGCAGAAACCCACAAGGCTGTGTTCAGGTAACAGAGCGCTTGGCAGGAGCAGAGAACGTAGCAATAATTCAATGGCCCAAGATGGGGAGTTACCACTGTTAGTGGCCAGGAGACTTCGAGACCTAGGCAGACACATTTCCTCACCATCCGCAGCTAGTGTCAGTGGGCAGGGGCCACAGGGTCCCCCCTCCTGCCTGACCCCACTCTGCTCTCAGGGAGGAGCCCGTCTTCCGTATTTAAGGGCTAACTGGGGAAAGCCCTGCTCTCCTCCAACTGCAGCAGACTTATCAGAGCCCCTTCTCTCCTCTGCAAACCTCACCTGAGGGCTAGACTCCCAGTTTTTCTTTGATGATCTAGaggtctagatttttttttttttaagattttatttatttattcatgagagatatagagagagaggcagagacacaggcagagggagaagcaggctccatgcagggagccagatgtgggactggatcccgggtctccaggatcacgccctgggctgaaggcggcgctaaaccgctgagccacctgggctgcccaagaggtCTAGATTTCTAACTTTAGGGCCAGGTCACTGAGTCTAGTCCTTTATTGGACAGATGTGGGGAAGGAGACTGAGAGGTTTAGTGACTTGCCCAATACTGGCTAGCCAGTTAGATAGGAGAGGCCCTTCTCGTGACAGATCACCTCTTCACCCTGTCTTTGGCTTCATCCTCAACCAAGGTCATACTGGATGATTACATTGGGCCATTCTCCCCAAGAGCAAGAAAAATCTGGGTCTGTTAATACCCATAGGTGTGAAAGCGAAGCAGTGTCGTTAAATGATGCACAAAGAACTCTGGAgaactttttattgtttaaaaatcataattgaaGCTTCAAAAAACATACAACCCAACCCATGTCCCAATTCCAGTCCCCAGCTCTCTGGAGAGCACAGGGCTCTCCCCTCCCATCCTGCTGCCTGTATCAGTAGCCAGGACCCTGCCCTGGGGAGgccacctgcccacctcctgcccaccGTGTGCTGTCACCGGCTGGGGAGGGGtcctggggtgaaggtgggggtGGCTGGCTCCCTGCACCCTTCACGCCCTGCACATGCGCAGTCTGTGAGACATGTACAGGAGAGGGGCCGGTTCCCTGGGCAGGGGACCCTGAGGGGGAAGATAAAGAGCCAGTCCCcactcaccccccgcccccagtcccTAGTTCAAGGGAAGCTGTCGTCATCATCCTCTGCCATCTCCTTGGCAAACTCCAAATCTTGCTGCTCTCGCTCACGCCGTTCCTGGGgcaagaggtggggagagggctgggctgctgggggccagggggctCTCACAGTGtttcacccagccaccccaaggCAGGGACCACAACACAAAGCTTCAGAGCAGCTCCGAGCCCTTCCAGAAactgcctccctcttccctctctggaGGAAAGCTTGACCTTTCGGTCTTGTCCAAAGCAAAAGGCACCTTACCTCTGCAGACTCCAAGTCCTTGTTGTACGATTTGGGAGGAAACCTCATGGCCTGAAGCACAGTAGAGAGAGGAGTAAGATGAAGAGAAGGCACGCACTTAACATACGTTTATTGTGCTGCTTCTGTGTACCAGGCACCACGACAGGAATAAGGTCATTCGCTCTCCAGTTTGGTCTAGTGGGGAGCGAGGCATGCAGGCAAATTACTACTATAGCATGCTAaatgaggagggaaaggagggagggaacagactggtgggggaaagggggaagggcattccaggcagaggttTCAATGTGTGAAAACGCCTGGCCTGAGCTCAGTGGGgccagctggggggtggggggagaaagaaaaacaaggagggggaggagagaggagggtgcATCAGGTGGAAGTAAGGCTACAGACACAGGGGACCAGGTTGCAAAGGgccttttgtctctctctgagcACGGCATTTACCTGATTTAAAGCAAGGCAACAATATCCCCAGTTTCTTGGGGCAAGAAGAGACCAGGAAATACTTGGCACACAGTACCAGCACCCAAGTCAGTGTCTGCCACTGGATAAGGGCTTCATAGCCTTTTGTGGAACTAGATACCCATCCTGCCTTCCCCACAGTTTAGGCTTCACTAGGTGCCTGGAGACAGTGACTGCATTTAATGTCATCAGCCCTGAAGCAGGCAGGGCAGGTAATCTCATCATCAGCTTCACGGatggagaaacagaggctcagagaaagtGAGTGACTCAAATTTGGAAGCAAATCTAGAACCCTGCTCCCTGAATCCATCCAGTCCTCCCTGGCAACCATACCCTCAGAAGCTGTTGAAGGTCTTACAGGCTCACGAGTTCTCTGCTCCATCTGGGGCCCCCTGCCCTGCCATTTAATGACTTTACAGAGATGGGCCAGGAACTAAGGCTAGTCTCCTCTGGGGACTCCTTGGATGCTGCCAAAATCCCCTCTGCAGCCCGGGCTTCTCACCTTGACAGACATGTTGTGGATAtctaggcagaaggagatgcgCTGGTGGAAGGCCAGCTGGGGCTCACGGGTAGAATAGATATCAATCATCTCCTTGGACTGGACATAGCCCTTCTCATGGTTGATGCTGGCCTCAATGACGCCATCCCGGATGGCCTGCAGGCCCCCAAAGGGATACAAAGTCACCAGAAAGCCCATCTTCTAAATCCAAGAACACCCTGTCCTGTCCCTTTCCTCCTTACACTCTCACACTCACTCATGTACACATTCTCTCTGGCAACTTCCTGGCTTCATACTGTAAGACCAGCACTCTCTGAAAAGACCATGCCCTCCCCCTTGGCCAATCTCCTTCCATTCCCATCCCCTGAAATGTGGCAGCAACGTGGCAATTGCCATCTCCGAATCAGCTCCACCTTGGCAACAATGAACTCTGCGTCTTCTGGGCTATCCAGCTGCAGTTTCTGGGCAATATCGGCCAGGGAGATTCGGGAATAGGAGAGGCTGATCATGCGCACACCTGGGGGAGAAAGCAGCACTGGGGTGGGCAGGGTAGACACAGCCCCTTCACCCAGCCACGGATATCTCTAGGGTTGCCCATCCCTTGCAGAAGCCTCATCTGGGTCCTGCTCTTCCAGTGGCCCTCAGACTCTGATCCACACCTGTCTTAATGACGTTGTGCCGCAGTCGGATGATTAAGGTATAGGTCCCATCTGCTTGAAACTTCTCCCCAAACTGGTCCAGGACCTGGTTGAACTTGGCTAGGTTTCCGGTCCTGACAGCTGGAGGGGGAGAGGAGTGGATCAGATGACACAAATGGGCAAATGCACTGAAGAGGCCACAGTGTCAGACCTCGGCAAGCTCTGTGAGCGGGACCAGCCTTACCTTGGGTCAGAAGGAAGTAGGGCATGAGCGAGCGCTTGAGGGAAGGCTGACGGAACTGTAGCCGATCTGGGATCTCCCCGAGCAGCAGCTCCACCACAATCAGGAGCTTGTGCACCTGGTGGTGTGCGACACAGGAACACAAAGGGCAGGGAGCcccagcaggagggaggagagagagaaacggGGCTTCAGTGCAGTCCGACACACTGCGAGATGGGGAAGATGGTACTGCAATCAGGCCCACGTAGAGCTGGGCATGCCCCCGGGAGCCAGGTACTGGGAATATTGGCAGCCAGGTCAAAGCTGCCCCTCTGACCATGCCGAGCCCTAAGCTCCATCTCAACTGCCACTCCACTTGCACGCCACTCTGCAATGGCAATGCTCTGAGGTACAGGCCAGAGGGGAGGGTCCTGTGGCTCTGAAACACTGGGGGAGCAGGGCCCAGAGGCTAGAGAATGGGACAGGAGTTGGCCCACGGTGCTGGTCGCTGGAGGAGAGGAGGTGAACGtgtagaggcagaagcacaggagGAGACTGGGAGAACCTCAGTGAATGGGCTGCAGCCGGGTAGGGTACAGGAGGCTGGTGGGAAAACCCGGCCCTTCTTTCTCCACAGAACTGTGAGGGATTTCTAGATGCTGCCTACTGTGGATTTAGCACCAAGCGAGGAAAACCACAATGGGGGAGGTGATGCCAGCAATGAAGGAGCCGCCCACTAAGCAGGATGGACAGGACCACAGACGAAGCAAGAGTCATGATGGAAGCAAGAGGTTATAAGATCGTGCCCACACTCACCCCCACACACCTACGATGCTGCCCTGTTCCCTGGAGTAACCTAGGAGTGATGGGAAACCCAGGGAAAAGGCAGAAGTTAACACATGCTGTACACATGCTATAAGGATTCAGAtgaagcagggggaggagggaggatgttTTAGTCAAATGAACAGACCGGACAAGTGTAGCACATGTCTCAAGGAAGTCTGGAAGGTTATGGGGGATGCTGGGCCAGCCTGGGGATGTGCGGTTTTGAATGCCAGGCTGAGTTCAGAGTTTGGAGACAGAATGCTAGTCTTCACTCACTAACTAGGAAAAGCAGAGCAACCAAGCCCTCAATTTCCCAGTCCCTAAAATGGGTGGTagtggcagcagcagcggcagtGGCAGCAGTAGTGTCCTCATAACCCCCAGCCTGACTACCTCACAAAACTTATC
The Vulpes vulpes isolate BD-2025 chromosome 2, VulVul3, whole genome shotgun sequence genome window above contains:
- the CSF3 gene encoding granulocyte colony-stimulating factor codes for the protein MKLTALQLLLWHSALWMVQEAAPLGPTGPLPQSFLLKCLEQMRKVQADGTALQETLCATHQLCHPEELVLLGHALGIPQPPLSSCSSQALQLMGCLRQLHSGLFLYQGLLQALAGISPELAPTLDTLQLDITDFAINIWQQMEDLGMAPAVPPTQGTMPAFTSAFQRRAGGVLVASNLQSFLELAYRALRHFAKP